The Actinocatenispora sera genome has a window encoding:
- a CDS encoding DegV family protein has translation MSQRLAIVTDSTASLPAQLAARLGIRVVPLQVKIGDRITNEDQLDRAELFAALRADVPVATAEPSSSAFFWAYQEAADAGATAIISIHISGRLSQTCAAAQSAADRCGVPVRVVDSQTTGMSLGFAVLAAARAAAAGRAPGDVLALAAAQRGHINQLVYVDTLEYLRRGGRIGPAAAFLGTALSIKPLLGVDGGQIVPVTRVRGTRRALSQLVDLAGRGVDGDRLQAAVEHIDAPDRAADTARLLAKRFPALPEPIVTPSSATLAVHLGPGAVGLALSPG, from the coding sequence ATGAGCCAGCGCCTCGCGATCGTCACCGACTCCACCGCGTCGCTGCCCGCGCAGCTCGCCGCGCGACTCGGCATTCGGGTGGTGCCGCTGCAGGTCAAGATCGGTGACCGGATCACCAACGAGGACCAACTCGACCGGGCCGAACTGTTCGCCGCGCTGCGCGCGGACGTACCGGTGGCCACCGCCGAGCCGTCGTCGTCGGCGTTCTTCTGGGCGTACCAGGAGGCGGCCGACGCGGGCGCCACGGCGATCATCTCGATCCACATCTCCGGCCGGCTGTCGCAGACCTGCGCCGCGGCGCAGTCCGCCGCCGACCGGTGCGGGGTGCCGGTACGGGTGGTCGACTCGCAGACGACCGGCATGAGCCTCGGCTTCGCGGTACTGGCCGCCGCCCGGGCCGCCGCGGCCGGCCGGGCGCCCGGCGACGTGCTCGCGCTCGCCGCCGCGCAGCGCGGGCACATCAACCAGCTCGTCTACGTCGACACCCTGGAGTACCTGCGCCGCGGCGGTCGGATCGGCCCGGCCGCGGCGTTTCTCGGTACCGCGCTGTCGATCAAGCCGCTGCTCGGCGTCGACGGCGGCCAGATCGTTCCGGTGACCCGGGTGCGCGGCACGCGTCGGGCGCTGTCGCAGCTGGTCGACCTGGCCGGCCGCGGTGTCGACGGCGACCGCCTGCAGGCGGCGGTGGAACACATCGACGCGCCGGACCGCGCCGCCGACACGGCCCGGCTGCTGGCCAAGCGGTTCCCCGCGCTGCCGGAGCCCATCGTGACGCCGTCCTCGGCCACCCTCGCCGTCCACCTCGGCCCCGGCGCCGTCGGCCTCGCCCTGTCCCCCGGCTGA
- a CDS encoding polysaccharide lyase family 8 super-sandwich domain-containing protein: MAVTRRAVLSIIPAASLVAVAGPLRERAAAAPAGGSATAAAAGDQATVLANTVALFAGTAASNARSEVADKLAAIDSTARTRLAALDSAGAGELFHGVPLGTNDSNLTKSFQYLNQIALATRVPGSTSDLHDNLDVQHTVIDKMVWLYDSYYGDQSKGYYGNWFNWEIGISTQVSNTLALLADTIADYHPDLPQTFVAAMDGYLRNGKDGDVDLDSRFHTGANLANITTNRILQGAVLGDDARISKAAADQLTVYATVDPYQLQHGVTDGYYADGSFIQHASVAYNGSYGKVLLTAALQTITMLAGTGYLGGDDLTGVVRGWVQHGFAPVIFEGWMMEAVKGRAISRTTTGYTDGVAVIEGVVNLATNSTGTDAATLAGYAKYLNQVAKATVDPAKFVSPVTVASYADILSDDSVEPADLNPAAVSIGFNAMDRTVHRRPGFCFTLARSSSRISKYEYMSGENLTPWFEGDGAHYLYLSGQDQSTAFGVDYLTTVSPYRLAGVTAPVEERKTIPQLYGTDWYDNPDAGFTSSSESQNTYVYFPLGTDPHSGGATLDPYGSAALVLSDDAAYAAQQAGKLPGDFVAYRNARAVKSWFLLDDEIVVLAAGVGDPAGRAVSTTVDTRIAAESDAVTLTGRTRDGGDFAGTGTADLSWLRYANASNDTAVGYVFLYRQKPTVTLDTVSKSRRVVRESNPDTIATKQVFGLSVEQPAGARPARMAYAIVPNATEKQLAGYRRGPLAVLANSTKLQAIRHGGLDLVCANTFTAGTHHVERLVVDGPACVLARTGKHGEVQLAISDPTTERDTVSVIVRGRPLRLTDADDGVTAHRVPGGTRIVATTRHTYGKTLTVTLS, encoded by the coding sequence GTGGCTGTCACCCGCCGAGCCGTGTTGTCGATCATCCCCGCCGCGAGCCTGGTCGCGGTGGCCGGTCCCCTCCGCGAGCGGGCCGCCGCCGCACCGGCCGGCGGCTCCGCCACCGCCGCCGCGGCCGGTGACCAGGCCACGGTGCTGGCGAACACCGTGGCGCTGTTCGCCGGTACCGCCGCATCGAACGCGCGCAGCGAGGTCGCGGACAAGCTCGCCGCGATCGACTCGACCGCGCGCACCCGGCTCGCCGCGCTGGACTCCGCCGGCGCCGGCGAGCTGTTCCACGGCGTGCCGCTGGGTACCAACGACAGCAACCTGACCAAGTCGTTCCAGTACCTGAACCAGATCGCGCTGGCCACCCGGGTACCCGGCAGCACCTCGGACCTGCACGACAACCTGGACGTGCAGCACACCGTGATCGACAAGATGGTCTGGCTGTACGACAGCTACTACGGCGACCAGTCGAAGGGGTACTACGGCAACTGGTTCAACTGGGAGATCGGCATCTCCACCCAGGTGAGCAACACGCTCGCGCTGCTGGCCGACACGATCGCCGACTACCACCCGGACCTGCCACAGACCTTCGTCGCGGCGATGGACGGCTACCTGCGCAACGGCAAGGACGGCGACGTCGACCTCGACTCGCGGTTCCACACCGGCGCGAACCTCGCCAACATCACCACCAACCGGATCCTGCAGGGCGCGGTGCTCGGCGACGACGCCCGGATCAGCAAGGCGGCCGCCGACCAGCTCACCGTGTACGCCACGGTCGACCCGTACCAGCTGCAGCACGGCGTGACCGACGGCTACTACGCGGACGGGTCGTTCATCCAGCACGCGTCGGTGGCGTACAACGGGTCGTACGGCAAGGTGCTGCTCACCGCGGCGCTGCAGACCATCACGATGCTCGCCGGTACCGGCTATCTCGGCGGCGACGACCTGACCGGCGTGGTGCGCGGCTGGGTGCAGCACGGGTTCGCGCCGGTGATCTTCGAGGGCTGGATGATGGAGGCGGTCAAGGGGCGCGCCATCTCCCGTACCACCACCGGCTACACCGACGGTGTCGCGGTGATCGAGGGCGTGGTCAACCTCGCCACGAACTCCACCGGCACGGATGCCGCCACGCTGGCCGGCTACGCGAAGTACCTCAACCAGGTGGCGAAGGCGACGGTGGATCCGGCCAAGTTCGTGTCGCCGGTGACGGTGGCGAGCTACGCCGACATCCTGTCCGACGACTCGGTCGAGCCGGCCGACCTGAACCCGGCGGCGGTGTCCATCGGCTTCAACGCGATGGACCGCACCGTGCACCGCCGGCCCGGCTTCTGCTTCACGCTGGCCCGCAGCTCCAGCCGGATCAGCAAGTACGAGTACATGAGCGGCGAGAACCTGACCCCGTGGTTCGAGGGCGACGGCGCGCACTACCTCTACCTGTCCGGGCAGGACCAGTCCACCGCGTTCGGCGTCGACTACCTCACCACCGTCTCCCCGTACCGGCTGGCCGGCGTGACCGCGCCGGTCGAGGAACGCAAGACGATCCCGCAGCTGTACGGCACCGACTGGTACGACAACCCCGACGCCGGGTTCACCTCCTCGTCGGAGTCGCAGAACACGTACGTCTACTTCCCGCTCGGCACCGACCCGCACTCCGGCGGCGCCACCCTCGACCCGTACGGCTCCGCCGCGCTGGTGCTCTCCGACGACGCCGCGTACGCCGCGCAGCAGGCCGGCAAGCTGCCCGGCGACTTCGTCGCCTACCGCAACGCGCGGGCGGTCAAGTCCTGGTTCCTGCTCGACGACGAGATCGTGGTGCTCGCCGCCGGCGTCGGTGACCCGGCCGGCCGCGCCGTGTCGACCACCGTGGACACCCGCATCGCGGCGGAGTCCGACGCGGTGACGCTCACCGGCCGCACCCGCGACGGCGGCGACTTCGCCGGCACCGGTACCGCCGACCTGTCCTGGCTGCGGTACGCCAACGCCAGCAACGACACCGCCGTCGGCTACGTCTTCCTGTACCGGCAGAAGCCGACCGTCACGCTGGACACGGTGTCGAAGTCACGCCGGGTGGTGCGCGAGTCGAACCCGGACACCATCGCCACCAAGCAGGTGTTCGGACTGTCGGTGGAGCAGCCGGCCGGCGCCCGCCCGGCCCGGATGGCGTACGCGATCGTGCCGAACGCCACCGAGAAGCAGCTCGCCGGCTACCGGCGCGGCCCGCTGGCCGTCCTCGCCAACTCGACGAAGCTGCAGGCGATCCGGCACGGCGGGCTGGACCTGGTGTGCGCCAACACCTTCACCGCCGGGACGCACCACGTCGAACGGCTGGTGGTGGACGGCCCCGCCTGCGTGCTCGCCCGTACCGGCAAGCACGGCGAGGTGCAGCTCGCGATCAGCGACCCGACGACCGAGCGTGACACCGTGTCGGTGATCGTGCGGGGCCGCCCGCTGCGCCTGACCGACGCCGACGACGGCGTCACCGCGCACCGGGTGCCCGGCGGTACCCGGATCGTCGCCACCACCCGCCACACCTACGGCAAGACCCTCACCGTCACCCTCTCCTGA
- a CDS encoding alpha/beta hydrolase, whose translation MSRAQRQTLDARLRTATPPPPTASIAQRRAGFAAFMASFPVPTDVRRAPAELGGRPAVLVEPATEPRPGTILYFHGGSFSLGSPTTSLALTAHLVRRTGVRAVSLDYRLAPEHPFPAGIEDCLAAYRELLAEVDPASIALVGDSAGGGLAVTTCLAARDAALPMPATIVAFSPGLDHTRSGATMRTKEGADPFFTQADMARTRELYLGGQDPDQPLLAPAARADLTGFPPILLQVGSNELLLDDSVRLAERAREAEVDVILDVTAGVPHVFPAYAGTLDEADQALDRAALFLTQHLPVA comes from the coding sequence ATGAGCAGGGCACAGCGACAGACACTCGACGCGAGGCTGCGAACGGCGACACCGCCGCCACCGACCGCATCGATCGCGCAACGTAGGGCCGGCTTCGCCGCCTTCATGGCGTCGTTCCCGGTGCCCACCGACGTGCGGCGAGCGCCGGCCGAGCTGGGCGGGCGGCCCGCGGTGCTGGTCGAGCCGGCGACCGAACCGCGGCCCGGCACGATCCTGTACTTCCACGGCGGCTCGTTCTCGCTCGGATCGCCGACGACGTCGCTGGCGCTCACCGCCCACCTGGTCCGGCGCACCGGTGTCCGGGCCGTCTCGCTGGACTACCGGCTCGCCCCCGAACACCCGTTCCCGGCCGGCATCGAGGACTGCCTGGCCGCATACCGGGAGCTGCTCGCCGAGGTCGACCCCGCCTCGATCGCCCTCGTCGGCGACTCGGCCGGCGGCGGTCTTGCGGTGACGACGTGCCTCGCCGCCCGCGACGCCGCACTGCCGATGCCCGCGACGATCGTGGCGTTCTCACCAGGACTCGACCACACCCGCAGCGGCGCGACGATGCGTACCAAGGAGGGGGCCGACCCGTTCTTCACCCAAGCCGACATGGCCCGCACCCGCGAGTTGTACCTCGGCGGGCAGGACCCGGACCAGCCGCTGCTGGCCCCGGCGGCACGCGCGGACCTGACCGGGTTCCCGCCGATCCTGCTCCAGGTCGGCTCGAACGAACTGCTCCTCGACGACTCGGTACGGCTGGCCGAACGAGCCCGGGAGGCCGAGGTGGACGTGATTCTCGACGTCACGGCGGGCGTCCCGCACGTGTTCCCGGCGTACGCCGGGACCCTCGATGAAGCGGACCAGGCGCTCGACCGTGCCGCGCTGTTCCTCACCCAGCACCTGCCCGTGGCCTGA
- a CDS encoding MarR family winged helix-turn-helix transcriptional regulator: MASTSANVRLAGFFDDLVRCETRLYNAVGECLRAEHGIHTAQFELLRYVRGHPGARVVEVATNFAAGVGAISKGVDRLEARGWVARHPNPADGRSSLISLTRAGATLVAAAERTFHDTLAALVVPVVGAEQIAETAAALATLRRALEDDRAGLPVG; the protein is encoded by the coding sequence ATGGCATCCACATCGGCAAACGTGCGGCTCGCCGGATTCTTCGACGACCTGGTCCGGTGCGAGACGCGGCTGTACAACGCGGTCGGCGAATGCCTCCGCGCCGAGCACGGCATCCACACCGCCCAGTTCGAACTGCTCCGGTACGTCCGTGGCCATCCGGGCGCGCGCGTCGTCGAGGTCGCGACGAACTTCGCCGCCGGGGTCGGCGCCATCAGCAAGGGCGTCGACCGGCTCGAGGCGCGCGGTTGGGTTGCCCGGCACCCGAACCCGGCGGACGGGCGCTCGTCGCTGATCTCGCTCACCCGCGCCGGCGCGACCCTGGTCGCCGCGGCCGAACGCACCTTCCACGACACCCTCGCCGCGCTCGTGGTCCCGGTCGTCGGTGCCGAGCAGATCGCCGAGACGGCTGCCGCCCTCGCCACCCTCCGCCGCGCACTCGAAGACGACCGGGCCGGTCTCCCTGTCGGCTGA
- a CDS encoding thiolase family protein has protein sequence MPEALIVDAVRSPIGRGRPTGALHDVHPVDLLAHSLRALVDRTGLDPAAVDDVVGGTVTQAGEQALNPTRSAVLAAGFPESVPATTVDRQCGSSLQALHFAAQGVQAGAYEVAIAAGVESMGRVPMGSAVLPGSNPFGPALAQRYPEGLVPQGISAELIAARWDIGRTEMDEFSLASHQKAAAATKDGAFEAEIAPIAGLDRDEGVRLDTSMAALGALRPAYRDEAMAARFPQLRWEMTAGNTSQISDGSAAVLVASPEAARRYGLRPLARVHSVAVAADDPLYMLTAIVPATEKVLQRAGLRLADIDLFEVNEAFAAVVLAWAARTGADLDRVNVNGGAIALGHPLGATGARITATLVHALHQRGARYGLQVICEAGGQANATILERLPA, from the coding sequence ATGCCCGAGGCACTGATCGTCGATGCCGTACGCAGCCCGATCGGCCGCGGCCGGCCCACCGGCGCGCTGCACGACGTCCATCCCGTCGACCTGCTCGCGCACAGCCTGCGCGCGCTCGTCGACCGCACCGGGTTGGACCCGGCAGCGGTCGACGACGTCGTGGGCGGCACCGTCACCCAGGCCGGCGAGCAGGCGCTCAACCCCACCCGCAGCGCGGTGCTCGCCGCCGGCTTCCCCGAGTCCGTACCGGCGACGACCGTCGACCGGCAGTGCGGCAGCAGCCTGCAGGCGCTGCACTTCGCCGCGCAGGGCGTCCAGGCCGGCGCGTACGAGGTGGCGATCGCCGCCGGCGTCGAGTCGATGGGCCGGGTGCCGATGGGCTCCGCGGTACTGCCCGGCAGCAACCCGTTCGGCCCGGCGCTGGCGCAGCGGTACCCGGAAGGGCTCGTGCCGCAAGGCATCTCGGCCGAGCTGATCGCGGCCCGGTGGGACATCGGCCGGACCGAGATGGACGAGTTCAGCCTCGCCTCGCACCAGAAGGCCGCCGCCGCGACGAAGGACGGCGCGTTCGAGGCGGAGATCGCCCCGATCGCCGGCCTGGACCGCGACGAGGGCGTACGGCTGGACACCAGCATGGCGGCGCTCGGCGCGCTGCGCCCGGCGTACCGCGACGAGGCGATGGCGGCGCGCTTCCCGCAGCTGCGCTGGGAGATGACCGCCGGCAACACCAGCCAGATCAGCGACGGCAGCGCCGCGGTGCTGGTGGCCTCACCGGAGGCCGCCCGCCGGTACGGGCTGCGGCCGCTCGCCCGGGTGCACAGCGTGGCCGTCGCCGCCGACGATCCGCTGTACATGCTGACCGCGATCGTGCCCGCCACCGAGAAGGTGCTGCAACGGGCCGGGCTGCGGCTCGCCGACATCGACCTGTTCGAGGTCAACGAGGCGTTCGCCGCCGTGGTACTGGCGTGGGCCGCACGCACCGGCGCCGATCTCGACCGGGTCAACGTCAACGGCGGCGCCATCGCGCTCGGCCACCCGCTCGGCGCGACCGGCGCCCGCATCACCGCCACCCTGGTACACGCGCTGCACCAGCGCGGTGCCCGCTACGGCCTCCAGGTCATCTGCGAGGCCGGCGGCCAGGCCAACGCCACCATCCTCGAACGCCTCCCCGCCTGA
- a CDS encoding alpha/beta fold hydrolase produces the protein MFAESVVRVGVEPDVELFVAETAGPVERTLLVIHGGPDWDHSYLREPLAELAGGHRVLLPDLRGCGRSTRGLPEHEYQWDAVVRDLLALLTAKKVETADVLGFSTGGRIAQRLALAAPHRVRRLVVASSSMLPVPPDAFAGWAERDLRQAQGAELGPDPAGFTGPELVRAWALAAAPASVWRREVLPEYLRRLDAVRFSAEWLRPWQAGRLPNALPDDAVARFAELALPVLLLHGRADMTFPASLAETAAEQLGSARAVVLDEAGHMAHVDQPDRWLSALTRFLA, from the coding sequence GTGTTTGCGGAGAGTGTGGTGCGGGTCGGGGTCGAGCCGGACGTGGAACTGTTCGTCGCGGAGACCGCCGGTCCGGTCGAGCGCACGTTGCTGGTGATCCACGGCGGCCCCGACTGGGACCACTCGTACCTTCGGGAACCCCTGGCGGAATTGGCTGGTGGCCATCGGGTGCTGCTGCCCGACCTGCGGGGCTGCGGGCGGAGCACCCGTGGCCTGCCCGAGCACGAGTACCAGTGGGACGCGGTGGTGCGCGACCTGCTGGCACTGCTGACCGCCAAGAAGGTCGAGACCGCCGACGTACTGGGGTTCTCGACCGGCGGCCGGATCGCCCAACGGCTGGCGCTCGCCGCGCCACACCGGGTGCGCCGGCTGGTCGTGGCCTCCAGCAGCATGCTGCCGGTGCCGCCCGACGCCTTCGCTGGCTGGGCGGAACGCGACCTGCGACAGGCTCAGGGAGCGGAGCTCGGCCCCGACCCGGCCGGGTTCACCGGTCCCGAGCTGGTACGGGCCTGGGCACTCGCCGCGGCACCGGCGAGCGTATGGCGCCGCGAGGTGCTGCCGGAATACCTGCGGCGGCTGGACGCGGTCAGGTTCTCGGCCGAGTGGCTGCGCCCGTGGCAGGCCGGTCGCCTGCCCAACGCGCTACCGGACGACGCCGTCGCCCGTTTCGCGGAACTGGCGCTGCCCGTACTGCTCCTGCACGGCCGTGCGGACATGACCTTCCCGGCATCGCTGGCCGAAACGGCCGCGGAGCAACTCGGCTCGGCGCGTGCCGTCGTGTTGGACGAGGCCGGCCACATGGCCCACGTGGACCAACCAGACCGCTGGCTGTCCGCACTGACCCGGTTCCTGGCCTGA
- a CDS encoding PIN domain-containing protein — MIVAADTSGLITLFNLDDPAYEQAVAVADGAELLVTTALALTEVHWVVTSRVGAAAANHVLRSLTAHIRTERLAVADTSAELIDTALAVRARYRNLNLDLVDAAIVAVAAEYDTDAVLTLDQRDFRAIRPLGRWSCFRVLPADLG, encoded by the coding sequence GTGATCGTCGCGGCGGATACGTCCGGGTTGATCACGCTGTTCAACCTCGACGACCCGGCGTACGAACAGGCTGTTGCGGTTGCCGATGGTGCTGAGCTGCTGGTGACAACGGCGTTGGCGCTCACCGAGGTCCACTGGGTGGTTACCAGCCGGGTCGGCGCCGCCGCGGCCAACCATGTTCTCCGGTCGTTGACCGCACACATCCGGACCGAGCGGCTCGCGGTCGCCGATACCAGTGCGGAACTTATCGACACCGCGCTGGCCGTCCGGGCTCGCTACCGGAACCTGAACTTGGATCTGGTGGACGCGGCCATCGTTGCCGTTGCTGCGGAGTACGACACAGATGCCGTGCTGACCCTCGATCAACGCGACTTCCGCGCAATTCGCCCGTTGGGCCGTTGGTCGTGTTTCCGAGTGTTGCCTGCTGACCTCGGTTGA
- a CDS encoding winged helix-turn-helix transcriptional regulator: MSTETTDGAGRRRTTDGAARRRTGGRADRRRTDRGGADVTAAASERPGATALPERRPATDLPGRPCSIAAALHVVGERWALLAIREINLGNRRFGQIARNTGAPRDVLTARLRGLEAAGVLTRRAYQEHPPRFEYRLTAAGRDLVPVLNALRIWGDHWLVDEPPMVVEHDCGHPLHVVARCAHCGEDLDPYDPSRYRLRSQAAGWTPAGPTS; this comes from the coding sequence ATGAGTACCGAGACCACCGACGGCGCCGGGCGGCGCCGGACCACCGACGGCGCCGCCCGGCGCCGGACCGGCGGCCGTGCCGACCGGCGCCGAACCGACCGGGGCGGCGCGGACGTGACCGCCGCGGCGTCCGAGCGGCCGGGCGCGACCGCCCTGCCCGAACGTCGGCCGGCGACCGATCTACCCGGGCGGCCCTGCTCGATCGCCGCCGCGCTGCACGTGGTGGGGGAGCGCTGGGCGCTGCTCGCCATCCGCGAGATCAACCTGGGCAACCGCCGGTTCGGCCAGATCGCCCGCAACACCGGCGCACCGCGCGACGTGCTCACCGCCCGGCTGCGCGGGCTGGAGGCGGCCGGCGTGCTGACCCGCCGCGCGTACCAGGAGCACCCGCCCCGGTTCGAGTACCGGCTCACCGCGGCCGGCCGCGACCTGGTACCGGTGCTCAACGCGCTGCGGATCTGGGGCGACCACTGGCTGGTGGACGAGCCGCCCATGGTGGTCGAGCACGACTGCGGTCACCCGCTGCACGTCGTCGCCCGCTGCGCGCACTGCGGCGAGGACCTCGACCCGTACGACCCGTCCCGCTACCGCCTGCGTTCCCAGGCCGCCGGCTGGACCCCGGCCGGCCCCACCAGCTGA
- a CDS encoding 6-phospho-beta-glucosidase has product MRLTILGGGGFRVPLVYRALLADRAEPRVTEVVLYDVDEPRLAAIGQVLRQLADGVPDAPRVRISAELTDALAGADVVFCAMRVGGLAGRAADERIALDAGLLGQETTGPGGIAYGLRTVPVAMRVAELIAELCPRAWVVNFTNPAGMVTEAMQRILGDRAIGVCDSPAGLCRRAARALSVEPTRVAFDYAGLNHLGWLRAVRAQGRDLLPELLADDVALAGFEEGRLFGADWIRAIGALPNEYLYYYYFTAEAITAMGAGETRGEFVARQQQAFYRAAAADPGRALALWDRTRAERDATYLAEARDSDRDQSDVDEGGYEAVALALLAALRHGAPTTLILNVRNGSTLPTLPADAVIEVSCTVDGSGARPLAVTPLSTHQLGLVAAVKAVERATIEAAVSGSAATAVTALALHPLVDSVGTARRLLTAYRAAIPELAAVLR; this is encoded by the coding sequence GTGCGGTTGACGATCCTGGGCGGCGGCGGGTTCCGGGTCCCGCTGGTGTACCGAGCGCTGCTCGCCGACCGGGCCGAACCGCGCGTCACCGAGGTCGTCCTGTACGACGTGGACGAGCCGCGGCTGGCCGCGATCGGCCAGGTGCTGCGGCAACTCGCCGACGGCGTCCCGGACGCACCCAGGGTACGGATCTCCGCCGAGCTCACCGACGCGCTCGCCGGCGCGGACGTGGTGTTCTGCGCGATGCGGGTCGGCGGCCTGGCCGGCCGCGCCGCGGACGAACGGATCGCGCTGGACGCCGGACTGCTCGGCCAGGAGACCACCGGTCCGGGCGGCATCGCGTACGGGCTGCGCACCGTCCCGGTGGCGATGCGCGTCGCCGAGCTGATCGCCGAGCTGTGCCCGCGGGCCTGGGTGGTCAACTTCACCAACCCGGCCGGGATGGTCACCGAGGCGATGCAGCGCATCCTCGGCGACCGGGCGATCGGGGTGTGCGACTCGCCGGCCGGGCTGTGCCGGCGCGCCGCCCGGGCGCTGTCGGTCGAGCCAACCCGGGTCGCGTTCGACTACGCCGGCCTCAACCACCTCGGCTGGCTGCGCGCCGTCCGGGCGCAGGGCCGTGACCTGCTGCCCGAACTGCTCGCCGACGACGTCGCGCTGGCCGGTTTCGAGGAGGGCAGGCTGTTCGGCGCGGACTGGATCCGGGCGATCGGCGCGCTGCCCAACGAGTACCTGTACTACTACTACTTCACCGCCGAGGCGATCACCGCGATGGGTGCCGGTGAGACCCGCGGCGAGTTCGTGGCCCGGCAGCAGCAGGCGTTCTACCGCGCCGCGGCGGCCGACCCCGGGCGGGCGCTGGCGCTGTGGGACCGTACCCGGGCCGAACGCGACGCCACCTACCTGGCGGAGGCGCGCGACAGCGACCGGGATCAGTCCGATGTGGACGAAGGCGGCTACGAGGCGGTCGCGCTGGCGCTGCTCGCCGCATTGCGGCACGGTGCACCCACGACGCTGATCCTCAACGTACGCAACGGGTCCACCCTGCCGACGCTGCCGGCCGACGCGGTGATCGAGGTGTCCTGCACGGTGGACGGCTCGGGCGCCCGGCCGCTCGCGGTCACGCCGCTGAGTACCCACCAGCTCGGCCTGGTCGCGGCGGTCAAGGCGGTCGAGCGGGCCACCATCGAGGCCGCCGTGTCCGGCAGCGCGGCCACCGCCGTCACCGCGCTCGCGTTGCATCCGCTCGTCGACTCGGTCGGTACCGCCCGGCGGCTGCTCACCGCCTACCGTGCCGCGATCCCGGAGCTCGCCGCCGTCCTCCGCTGA
- a CDS encoding CopG family transcriptional regulator — protein MGLKRTNVYADEDDLAVIKQGAERTGRSESEIIREAIHRAALAQRVWDEPFVTRDEGLHLGKSLTKKDIKDAVVDGYETRRDRNR, from the coding sequence ATGGGGCTCAAGCGGACGAACGTCTACGCCGACGAGGACGATCTCGCGGTGATCAAACAGGGCGCGGAGCGCACTGGAAGGTCCGAATCGGAGATCATTCGTGAAGCGATTCACCGGGCGGCACTCGCCCAGCGGGTCTGGGACGAACCATTCGTGACTCGCGACGAGGGGTTACACCTCGGGAAGTCTCTTACTAAGAAGGACATCAAGGACGCCGTGGTGGATGGGTACGAGACCAGGCGGGACCGCAACCGGTGA